Proteins from a single region of Malassezia restricta chromosome IV, complete sequence:
- a CDS encoding low-affinity vacuolar phosphate transporter has protein sequence MKFSHSLHLNSVPDWSQHYLDYQHLKKVVYSLEREQYASNDTETGEHGATLESESETLLSSDPSDLDRRFIVHLDAELRKIVDFYCWKEKELGDEVDMTHEHIRMAEEDYDGVSGGESDAEAALDEPDSHRRAPVRTRSHASASDPDTESLPVSRWFHTFGKKGSFHKSRRHRSPSNSSFDTNLASNDGNSMRGMAPNVWMSQDDYAIDLRLTLKRKLIEIYTLLNELRGFSDLNQTGMKKILKKYDKITGGTLKDRYMEQVVKVKYPFQPQAHALLMDRVNEVVQMYARVAARGDEELAQQQLRMQLREEVVWHRNTVWREMINIERRAQAATLEKSLMGRTGGTLGEEPEMPRLLRTPFGTFVVPSFFTVGTLQLALSLLVFVLLLKAPALRIFDRVEVQNCFALLVLCTSLWVTEVVELFVTSLLVPFLIVTLRVAREGEGEGRRLSAPETSKWIFSQMFAPNISLLLGGFTLAAALSKYGIDKVLATRVLQYAGSRPSVVLLAHMLVACFASMWISNVAAPVLMFSLVQPILRNLPPKSPYATSMVMGIALASNIGGQTSPIASPQNLIALQYMDKPLGWVQWFGITIPVSGVSLLALWLLLLWSFGTGSGVHIKRIPESDHTFTLKQWFISGVCVGTIVLWCFQNQIQAMVGDMAVTALIPLVLFFGTGILTKEDFNNFLWTIVFLAMGGIALGKAVASSGLLKSLDAFVQDRVNGLPLWGIMLILVAVGLVVATFISHTIAAVLLVPIAAQMGANLADPHPRLLIMATTLTSSAAMGLPVSGFPNMTAINLEDEVGHHYVSVRTFLRVGIPASILATLIIATLGYVIMLFLGL, from the coding sequence ATGAAGTTCTCTCACAGTCTGCACTTGAACTCTGTGCCGGACTGGTCGCAGCACTATCTCGACTACCAGCACTTGAAAAAGGTGGTGTATTCACTGGAGCGAGAGCAGTATGCGTCGAACGACACCGAGACAggcgagcatggcgccaCGCTCGAGAGTGAATCCGAGACGCTGTTGAGCAGTGACCCGAGTGATTTGGACCGACGATTCATAGTCCACCTGGATGCGGAGCTGCGCAAGATTGTGGATTTCTACTGCTGGAAGGAGAAGGAGCTGGGTGATGAAGTCGATATgacgcacgagcacatccgGATGGCCGAAGAAGACTATGACGGTGTGTCTGGCGGTGAGTCGGACGCGGAAGCTGCGTTAGATGAGCCAGATTCGCATCGGCGTGCGcccgtgcgcacgcgctctcATGCTTCGGCGAGCGACCCGGACACCGAGTCCCTGCCGGTGTCTCGCTGGTTTCATACCTTTGGCAAGAAGGGCTCTTTCCACAAGTCGCGTCGTCACCGCAGTCCGAGCAACTCGAGCTTTGATACCAACCTGGCCAGCAACGATGGCAactcgatgcgcggcatggcgccgaATGTGTGGATGTCGCAAGACGACTACGCGATTGATTTGCGTCTGACGCTGAAGCGCAAGCTCATTGAAATATACACGCTTCTCaacgagctgcgcggctTTTCTGACCTGAATCAAACAGGTATGAAGAAGATTCTGAAGAAGTACGACAAGATCACAGGCGGCACCCTCAAGGATCGCTACATGGAGCAGGTGGTCAAGGTCAAGTACCCGTTCCAGCCCCAGGCGCATGCCCTCCTGATGGATAGGGTGAATGAAGTGGTCCAGATGTatgcgcgtgtcgcggcGCGTGGTGATGAagagctcgcgcagcagcagctgcgtaTGCAACTGCGCGAGGAAGTCGTGTGGCACCGCAACACCGTGTGGCGTGAGATGATCAATAtcgagcgccgtgcacaGGCAGCGACGCTGGAGAAGAGTCTTATGGGCCGCACGGGGGGCACACTGGGTGAGGAGCCCGAGATgccgcggctgctgcgcacgccgttCGGCACGTTTGTCGTGCCGTCGTTCTTCACGGTCGGAACGCTGCAGTTGGCGTTGTCTCTTCTCGTGTTTGTGCTACTGCTCAaggcgcctgcgctgcgcatATTTGACCGCGTCGAAGTGCAAAACTGCTTCGCCCTGCTGGTGCTGTGCACGAGCTTGTGGGTGACGGAGGTCGTGGAGCTGTTTGTCACGTCGTTGCTCGTGCCTTTCTTGATCGTGACGCtgcgcgtggctcgagaAGGCGAAGGCGAAGGTCGGCGTCTTTCCGCGCCGGAGACGAGCAAGTGGATCTTTTCGCAGATGTTTGCGCCGAACATTTCGCTGCTCCTGGGTGGCTTCACGCTGGCGGCCGCGCTGTCCAAGTACGGCATCGACAAGGTCCTGGCcacgcgcgtgctgcaGTATGCAGGCAGCCGGCcgagcgtcgtgctgctggcgcaTATGCTGGTGGCGTGCTTTGCGAGTATGTGGATTTCGAACGTggctgcgcctgtgctCATGTTCTCGCTGGTGCAGCCGATCTTGCGCAACCTGCCGCCCAAGTCGCCGTACGCCACGAGTATGGTGATGGGCATTGCGCTGGCGTCGAATATCGGCGGACAGACGTCGCCGATTGCGTCGCCGCAGAACCTGATTGCGCTGCAGTACATGGACAAGCCGCTGGGCTGGGTCCAGTGGTTCGGCATCACGATCCCGGTCAGTGGCGTAtcgctgctggcgctgtggctgctgctgctgtggaGCTTTGGCACCGGATCCGGCGTGCACATCAAGCGCATACCCGAGTCGGACCATACGTTCACGCTCAAGCAGTGGTTTATTTCCGGCGTGTGTGTCGGGACGATCGTGCTTTGGTGTTTCCAGAACCAGATCCAGGCCATGGTCGGTGACATGGCCGTGACGGCGTTGATTCCCCTCGTGCTCTTCTTCGGCACGGGCATTCTCACCAAGGAAGACTTTAACAACTTTCTGTGGACGATCGTGTTCCTGGCGATGGGCGGCATTGCGCTCGGAAAGGCTGTGGCGTCGAGCGGCCTGCTTAAGAGCCTCGATGCGTTTGTGCAGGACAGGGTGAATGGCCTCCCGCTCTGGGGCATCATGCTCATATTGGTGGCTGTCGGCCTGGTCGTCGCGACCTTTATTTCGCACACGATCGCCGCCGTATTGCTCGTGCCGATCGCCGCGCAGATGGGCGCGAACCTCGCAGACCCACACCCACGCTTGCTGATcatggccacgacgctcacgtccagcgccgccatgGGTCTGCCCGTGTCGGGCTTCCCGAACATGACGGCCATCAACTTGGAGGACGAGGTCGGGCACCACTACGTGTCGGTCAGGACGTTCTTGCGCGTCGGCATTCCAGCTAGCATTCTAGCTACGCTGATTATCGCCACGCTGGGCTACGTGATCATGCTGTTCCTAGGTCTCTAG
- a CDS encoding solute carrier family 25, member 39/40: MTESKASAAPGVRPGRKRMTFTDRALASIAGSVSTSFLMTPLDVIKTRLQTQAQDVRPVSSDVGLAKGPPCPVHGTIPHASVQVPTTLRWLRPSPPLPVPLAMQTPAMCIYPDKCSVAKLCETEVVMREGRLTGVWDGMAKMVRVEGWRSLWRGLLPTLAMTIPSQVTYMSFYDVFRKSILSIEAPVPNWRESLTRSSPVPDFPCDMPCEHDDAFQDTAPVTQARVPLLVASLVSGAGARSISATLVTPLELLRTRLQASHGPSSFQSVIQPLCREVQQHGLRVLWRGLSATLWRDVPFSAIYFAGYEGGKVLFTGAGFGESPSSTFWHEFGVSFTVAATSGCVAAVATHPFDLVKTRLQAEHENRHARVSSRSLFHTLRRMFAAEGVPGLFRGLSPRLAKVAPACGIMMGAFEAASRLLSHARHDTH, encoded by the coding sequence ATGACGGAGAGCAAGGCTTctgccgcgcctggcgTGCGGCCAGGGCGCAAGCGCATGACGTTTACAGATCGTGCGCTCGCATCCATCGCGGGCTCCGTGTCGACGTCGTTCCTCATGACGCCGCTGGATGTGATCAAGACGCGATTGCAAACGCAGGCGCAAGATGTGCGCCCCGTCTCCAGCGACGTAGGTCTCGCGAAAGGACCGCCATGCCctgtgcatggcacgaTACCCCATGCATCAGTGCAAGTCCCCACTACGCTGAGGTGGCTTCGACCGTCTCCGCCGCTTCCGGTGCCCTTGGCCATGCAGACACCCGCCATGTGTATATATCCAGACAAGTGCAGTGTGGCAAAGCTGTGCGAGACGGAGGTCGTGATGCGCGAGGGGCGTCTGACGGGTGTGTGGGACGGCATGGCCAAGATGGTGCGTGTGGAAGGCTGGCGGAGTCTGTGGCGTGGCTTgctgccgacgctggcgATGACCATTCCTTCGCAGGTGACCTACATGTCGTTCTACGATGTTTTCCGCAAGTCGATCCTgtcgatcgaggcgcccgtACCGAACTGGCGCGAGTCCCTAacgcgctcgtcgcccGTGCCAGACTTTCCCTGCGACATGCCCTGTGAGCACGACGATGCGTTCCAggacacggcgccggtgACGCAGGCGCGTGTTCCGCTCCTGGTGGCCTCGCTCGTGAGtggcgcaggtgcgcgTTCGATCTCTGCGACGCTCGTCACGCCGTTGGAGCTCTTGCGCACACGACTGCAGGCGTCGCATGGGCCCTCGTCGTTCCAGTCTGTGATCCAGCCGCTGTGCCGCGAAGTGCAACAGCACGGCCTTCGCGTGCTGTGGCGCGGTCTGTctgcgacgctgtggcGGGACGTCCCATTTTCGGCGATCTACTTCGCCGGGTACGAGGGCGGCAAGGTGCTCTTCACAGGGGCAGGCTTTGGTGAGAGTCCTTCGTCGACGTTTTGGCACGAGTTTGGCGTGTCGTTCACGGTCGCTGCGACGAGCgggtgcgtcgctgctgtCGCGACGCATCCCTTTGACCTCGTCAAAACGCGTTTGCAGGCCGAGCACGAGAACCGGCACGCCCGCGtctcgtcgcgctcgctgtTCCACACGCTCCGCCGCATGTTCGCGGCCGAAGGCGTGCCCGGCCTCTTCCGCGGCCTGTCGCCGCGCCTGGCCAAGGTGGCGCCCGCTTGTGGCATCATGATGGGCGCGTTTGAGGCGGCGAGTCGGCTCCTTTCgcatgcacggcacgaTACCCACTAG
- a CDS encoding tRNA pseudouridine38/39 synthase — protein MLRGAVKPLVRQFARSHFTLRLPAYMHAREKYGDWSRNQLLRRIAQLEGRAESLGVDVPPPESSPSASDAPPSSKKPPRPYDVSAQPCRKVALRFCYDGGSYSGLAAQVGQMTPLPTVEETIWEALCTARLVDATKSMEEADWSRCGRTDAGVSAAGQVVALWIRSRCVDERPWRYKTGDEPIVLTDASEEELPYVATLNRLLPPTIRIQAWSPVRPSFSARFDCVYRHYKYFFTLGAPHTLTWQPESPSQFVGRLDIERMRDAAARLVGEHDFRNMCKVDASKQITNFRRRIDGATIDYVSHGWSDSEIPEPIPYRTDEPIYVLNLRGSAFLYHQVRHIMAVLFLVGARLEEPSIIDELVNVETGAAAADRVHARQWLTSVEQEDAATPDKMRMASLAMPHDDMPTVETRPTYEMAADRPLMLWDCGFRPEQVSWRASTYAGPLPASATCMDYTPSVRALSQLHALWTREAIHTELTRHLVLASSTGHGTQLPASTSFARARTPLVPASADMNEATGRAHLVPLGNGVVRPTTRYKPLLSRPRDVSAEAKNQKWREGKGRRRAERRAPHSDPI, from the coding sequence ATGCTACGTGGGGCTGTCAAGCCCCTTGTACGACAGTTTGCTCGCTCTCACTTTACGCTCCGACTGCCAGCCTATATGCATGCTCGAGAAAAGTATGGCGACTGGTCGCGCAATCAgctgctgcggcgcatagCCCAGCTGGAAGGACGCGCCGAATCTTTGGGggtggatgtgccgccaCCTGAGTCGAGCCCGTCAGCGTCagatgcgccgccctcCTCCAAAAAGCCGCCGAGACCCTATGATGTGTCCGCACAGCCGTGCAGGAAGGTGGCGCTGCGATTCTGCTACGATGGTGGCTCGTACTCTGGCCTGGCTGCGCAGGTGGGCCAAATGACGCCTCTTCCCACGGTCGAAGAAACGATCTGGGAAGCCCTGTGCACGGCCCGCCTCGTTGATGCTACCAAGAGCATGGAGGAAGCGGATTGGAGTCGGTGTGGTCGTACGGATGCAGGTGTGAGTGCGGCGGGCCAGGTCGTCGCGCTGTGGATTCGCAGCCGGTGTGTGGACGAGCGTCCATGGCGGTACAAGACGGGCGATGAGCCGATCGTTCTAACCGATGCAAGCGAGGAGGAGCTGCCGTATGTCGCGACGCTGAATCGTCTGCTTCCTCCGACGATCCGGATCCAAGCGTGGTCGCCGGTGCGCCCGTCTTTTTCAGCGCGCTTTGATTGCGTCTACCGCCACTACAAGTACTTTTTCACGCTTGGCGCCCCGCACACGCTGACGTGGCAGCCGGAATCACCGTCGCAGTTTGTGGGCCGCCTTGACATtgagcgcatgcgtgatgctgccgcgcgtctcgtGGGTGAGCATGATTTCCGCAACATGTGCAAGGTGGATGCCTCCAAGCAAATCACCAATTTCCGGCGCCGCATTGATGGTGCCACCATCGACTATGTCTCTCATGGCTGGTCCGACAGCGAGATACCTGAGCCTATACCCTACCGCACGGATGAGCCCATCTACGTATTGAATTTGCGCGGATCGGCCTTTTTGTACCACCAAGTCCGGCACATCATGGCTGTGTTGTTCCTGGTGGGTGCGCGTTTAGAGGAGCCATCGATCATCGATGAGCTCGTGAACGTGGAAAcgggcgcagcggcggctGATCGCGTCCACGCGCGGCAGTGGCTCACGAGTGTCGAGCAGGAAGATGCCGCTACGCCGGAcaagatgcgcatggcgtcgCTTGCCATGCcgcacgacgacatgccCACGGTCGAGACGAGGCCTACCTACGAAATGGCGGCCGATCGCCCCCTGATGCTGTGGGACTGTGGCTTCCGCCCTGAGCAGGTATCGTGGCGCGCCAGTACCTATGCAGGCCCGTTGcctgcgtcggcgacgtgcatgGATTATACGCCCAGTGTTCGTGCGCTGAGTCAATTGCATGCGCTCTGGACCCGCGAGGCCATTCATACCGAACTGACGCGGCACCTTGTCCtggccagcagcacagggcacggcacgcagctgccTGCGAGCACATCATTTGCCCGCGctcgcacgccgctggtACCTGCATCCGCGGACATGAACGAGGCTACGGgtcgcgcgcatctcgtgccgctcggcAACGGCGTCGTCCGTCCCACGACGCGGTACAAGCCGCTCCTCTCTCGACCTCGCGACGTCTCTGCCGAGGCCAAAAACCAAAAATGGCGCGAAGGCAAAggccgtcgtcgagcggagcgacgtgcgcctcaTAGCGATCCTATCTGA
- a CDS encoding SET domain protein codes for MDLAAWDDSVDVVRLGSDAREEYSSAPGTLAVIASDPIPAGHVIARIPCKALLCARHSALSHHPAFQNVQASLTPVLSLTFCVLYEAELGDASKFASYLALFPDVHLPLAWDPSSDEATWLRGTEASRILRRQEHAWSAGYKYIGTSCSELRHVWHTIGERIMLEALGARVSWAAFMRAFSWVSSRAFVVDLYHGLSMVPFADLLNHGAPNNAQIESDVDAYSAEMGGTVDVRAIDSIDPGEEVLNSYGEIGNAELLCQYGFVLDTKSGWERCSWDMRVPEECTQLCACLECDAPSIRHVTEPQQPADAQRASGDDGLPPAYVDAAGGVYDFAPVSHTNRHDRQCPIFIDASGRASWVLWRLALGLCSEHVYGYEAASADTSLLPSHVRAACQRITRLCHARLSTMYIQRCKDALPSTSSSSTLHWAVQHAWQDWHLLRACLERYAT; via the coding sequence ATGGACCTGGCGGCTTGGGACGACAGCGTCGATGTGGTGCGGCTGGGGTCTGACGCGCGGGAAGAGTACTCGTCTGCACCAGGCACCCTGGCTGTGATTGCCAGCGATCCCATTCCTGCTGGCCATGTCATAGCGCGCATCCCCTGCAAGGCGCTGCTCTGTGCTCGCCACAGTGCGCTGTCACATCACCCGGCCTTTCAAAATGTCCAAGCCTCGCTCACGCCTGTCCTATCCCTCACATTCTGCGTCTTGTATGAGGCGGAGCTGGGGGACGCGTCAAAATTCGCTAGCTATTTAGCACTTTTTCCGGACGTGCATCTGCCGCTCGCATGGGATCCGTCGTCGGATGAGGCGACATGGCTACGGGGGACGGAGGCGTCACGTATATTGCGGCGCCAAGAACATGCGTGGTCAGCCGGCTACAAGTACATCGGCACTAGCTGCTCAGAGTTGCGGCATGTATGGCACACTATAGGCGAGCGGAtcatgctcgaggcactTGGTGCACGCGTTTCATGGGCCGCGTTTATGCGTGCATTTTCGTGGGTATCGAGTCGTGCGTTTGTGGTGGATCTATACCATGGCCTCTCTATGGTACCATTTGCTGACTTATTGAACCATGGCGCACCCAATAATGCTCAGATTGAGTCGGATGTGGACGCGTATTCAGCTGAGATGGGAGGCACGGTCGATGTCCGCGCAATAGATTCGATCGATCCAGGTGAGGAGGTACTCAATTCTTATGGAGAAATTGGCAATGCTGAATTGCTGTGCCAGTATGGGTTTGTGCTTGATACCAAGAGCGGCTGGGAACGCTGCAGCTGGGACATGCGTGTCCCCGAGGAATGCACGCAATTATGTGCGTGTCTTGAATGCGATGCGCCGTCGATCCGCCATGTCACTGAGCCCCAGCAGCCGGCAGATGCTCAGCGCGCTTCAGGCGACGATGGCCTGCCTCCCGCGTACGTCGATGCTGCCGGTGGCGTGTATGACTTTGCGCCCGTATCACACACCAACCGGCATGATCGCCAGTGTCCTATCTTTATTGATGCCTCTGGTCGTGCTAGCTGGGTCCTGTGGCGCCTGGCCCTGGGGCTGTGCTCTGAGCACGTCTACGGCTACGAGGCGGCGTCCGCCGACACGTCCCTTCTTCCTTCCCACGttcgcgcggcgtgccaaCGCATCACTCGCTtgtgccatgcacgcctATCCACCATGTACATCCAGCGTTGCAAAGACGCGCTCCCCTCtacgtcatcgtcatcgaCCCTGCACTGGGCCGTCCAACATGCCTGGCAAGATTGGCACCTACttcgtgcgtgcctggaGCGCTATGCCACGTGA
- a CDS encoding peptidyl-prolyl isomerase E (cyclophilin E), producing MPKTLYVGGLDAQVTEASLLALFSTFGDISDIQLPKETDHATKHRGYAFITFTEEDDADDAIDNMNLNEVHGNVITVNVAKAQKILPNDTRRPIWETDAWLQEHNTAASEDH from the exons ATGCCCAAGACGCTGTATGTGG GCGGCCTCGACGCACAAGTGACCGAAGCGTCTCTTCTCGCGCTGTTCAGCACGTTCGGCGACATTAGTGACATACAGCTCCCAAAGGAGACGGATCACG CCACCAAGCACCGCGGATATGCCTTTATTACATTCACAGAAGAAGATGACGCGGACGACGCTATCGACAACATGAATCTCAACGAAGTGCATGGT AATGTCATTACAGTCAACGTGGCCAAGGCACAAAAGATCCTCCCTAACGACACGCGGCGGCCTATTTGGGAGACGGAT GCTTGGCTACAGGAGCACAACACAGCTGCCTCGGAAGACCACTAG
- a CDS encoding isopentenyl-diphosphate Delta-isomerase yields MLGLIRDMAAQVSTEQGYDASLQGHDEEQIRLMEERCIVTDREDHMIRDGSKKECHLMTNINQGLLHRAFSVFLFDPLSGKLLLQKRASEKITFPDMWTNTCCSHPLAIQSELHGSEGAKNAAQRKLEHELGISASQVPTDAFQFLTRIHYLAPSDGLWGEHEIDYILFVTATVDVHVNQNEVGDTRWVSIEELKSLMNELDPQAFTPWFKLIVNAFLFPWWQELMECKNPSTGCLDAKLLAHREDDKIHRL; encoded by the exons ATGCTTGGCCTGATACGAGATATGGCGGCACAGGTGTCGACGGAGCAAGGCTATGATGCATCGTTACAAGGTcacgacgaggagcagATCCGTCTTATGGAGGAGCGATGCATTGTGACGGATAGAGAGGACCACATGATCCGAGATGGAAGTAAGAAGGAGTGTCACCTCATGACCAACATCAACCAGGGTTTGCTGCACCGCGCGTTTTCAGTGTTTCTGTTTGATCCCCTGAGCGGAAAGCTGCTTTTGCAAAAGAGGGCCTCGGAAAAAATTACATTTCCAGACATGTGGACGAACACATGCTGCTCGCATCCGTTGGCGATCCAGTCGGAGCTGCATGGCTCGGAAGGAGCTAAGAATGCCGCACAGCGCAAACTTGAGCATGAATTGGGTATTTCTGCGTCACAAGTGCCAACTGATGCGTTTCAGTTCTTGACGCGTATTCATTACTTGGCCCCGAGCGACGGACTCTGGGGGGAACATGAAA TCGATTACATCCTCTTCGTTACCGCCACCGTGGATGTGCATGTGAATCAGAATGAAGTGGGTGACACTCGGTGGGTCTCGATCGAAGAGCTAAAGAGTCTGATGAACGAGCTCGATCCTCAGGCGTTCACGCCGTGGTTCAAGCTGATTGTGAACGCCTTTTTGTTTCCTTGGTGGCAGGAGTTGATGGAGTGCAAGAATCCGTCGACGGGCTGTTTGGACGCCAAGCTTCTTGCACATCGCGAAGACGACAAGATCCATCGTCTGTAG